The genomic DNA TTGATACAAAATAAGGTTgataattaaatatatatattatatttatatatattatattatatttattcaGAAAGTGATTTAGATTTACCCTTTAGTCTAAATGCAAACAAACTTCCAAGTTGATAAAACAGAAGCATTCAATTCATATTGCTGATTATATTTGTGCAAGAAATAGAGATTTCTAAATTAAAGACAAATCTACCAAGATATTTTGAATGTGTCTGTAAGCAAATGTAAACGTCCAAAACATATTACAGTCTTTCTGAAacatctctgatgtctctctttTCATATTTACAGTAGTAGTTGGGAAGTCTGTAATCCCTTTTGAAACTATAGTATCTTGTGGGGCTTTGGTTTAAATCTAAAAGATCGCCATCTAGTGGTTGGAGTGTgggaaataaatacagtatgatgTTTTACCAGTAGGTTTACCGAGTAGATTATGCTTTATTGAAACCTGATGGGAGATTTTTCTTTAAATCTCAGAGCTTGTGAATTTGAGGATGAATTTTAAATAATAATGATTTAATAACAGGAGGTTCAATCAAAGAAAAAGTAACAAAGCTCACTCTGAACAGGTTTTCAAGGATAATCCAACTTTTATTTATTGTTCTGTATTCAATTCAACATACATCCACTATATAATGCCTGTCAAGTTATAGTTCTGTTTACAAGGTAAATAGTTCAAGCAAAATAGGGTTCATTACATACAATTTAAAACAGTAGCAAATCAAACAATTCTGATTATAATTACCATACAATAGATTAGATATAATCACATTAAATTAATCTTTAATGATGTCAATTATGTAGATATTACAGTACATGACACACTAGCTGAGTAGTATCGACTACAGTGTTTTTGAAGAGGAAACATCACTTAAAAGGGTCCATGGGAAGATACATTAGGTTTAAACACACTTCACGGTAAACTCAAAGAAAGAAGAGATGGTCACGACCTTCTCTtgataatataaaatattataaaGTATGACAATTACTTTTCATTTGGGCCACTTTTGCAAGATCAAACATCCCTTACTTCACATGCatatcaaatatatatttatatatatctaAAAAGTCAACATTGTAATTGCAGCAGCAGTAGAAATGTGGGAAATATAaactgtaggctgtgtgtgtgtgtgtgtgtgtgtgtgtgtgtgtgtgtgtgtgtgtgtgtgtgtgtgtgtgtgtgtgtgtgtctgtgtgtgtgtctgtgtgtgtgtgtgtgtgtgtgtgtgtgtgtgtgtgtgtgtgtgtgtgtgtgtgtgtgtgtgtgtgtgtgtgtgtgtgtgtgtgtgtgtgctgtgtgtgtgtgtctgtgtgtgtgtgtgtgtgtgtgtgtgtgtgtgtgtgtgtgtgtgtgtgtgtgtgtgtgtgtgtgtgtgtgtgtgtatgtgtatttggGCGCGCGCGTAGAACACATTCAATAAAAGTTAGAGAATGGTCTCGGCACTGCAAGTGTCCTTGCAAGACAGTCCTTCATTCTCGGGCAGTGTTTGAGCTTGGACATGGATCTAAAACAGCAGACTCATATAATATATCCTTCCAGTCAACCATCTACATTAAAATGTACATTTCCTCTGAATACTGTACCAGTCCTATGTTGGCAAGATGATAAAAAGTGCCAATAGCTTATTCAAAAATCCTCAAAAGCAGTACGTTTCACTTCACAAAATGTTGTTGAAGTTTTGTATAGTACATGTAGTTGGGTGAAAGTGTGTTGCAGGTTTGGTGTCTGACTGGTTAGCTACAGGTACCTGGCACTCCTCGTTCTCCCTTGAATCAAATGTGAGACACAACCAGGGGTAAACTGGAatcactcccctcccctctttaaATTGTCCAGGTAGAGTGATCCTGGAGGCAAACTGTAatgttacagacagacatagtGTAAGCCCAGTGACATACCCACCGGTCAAGACGGCATGGTAACAGTGGAGCACAATGGAATGGCTGAGCGGCACAACAGAAGTAACCAGATTCTGTACCTTTCATGGTTATGTCATAACTCATAAAAAATGTCCCTTTACTAAGCCAGAGAGTGGGCTTCTATACTCCTTGTCTTAGCCACCGTTACTGACCATGCTAGTTATAGAGCTACTGTCCCTCCTGAGGTCCAGACCTAGTTTCTGGAGGTCCAGGCCCATGCCCACTAACATCTGGAGCAGGGTGAGCTCCTGCTGGGTGGCCTGGTCCACCAAGGCTGGGCAGGTGGGGTTGCACTGGGGCCAGTGGCAGGTGTCGATCAGGTGGAAGGGACAGCCCTTCAGGGGGGTCTTGCTGTTACGGTTGGCTTCTTGGAAACTCTTATCCCAGCACTGCAGAGCCCGCGGCAGGGAGGTGCCTTTGACTTGAAACGTCATCCAGTTACTAATGTAAAGAacggggggtggggggagagaggggagggagatagcaagaggacaggagagagagagagagagagagagagagagagagagagagagagagagagagagagagagagaggagagggagtgaatgGGTGCCAGAGAACGGGGAGATGATTGAAGTAGGTagcaatgaaaagagagagagcgtgttGGGCCACTTGAGCCCTGTATCTTCTCACAAGCAGTATGCCTTGGCAGACTGCGTCTCAATTGGTTccccagctgtgccctccttGTGTCCAgcctccaacaccaccaccataactaccatcaACATAGCCCTGCATTAGATTACAAAACTGTGAAAATATGATCCACCTACCTCACACTAGTAAGATTAGGCAACCAGTTCCTCCCCTACAACCCTGAGCTAATCACTCCTCCCATCTCCAACCCTGCCCTTTACCGTAACATAGGCTCCACCTTCTGCCCTGTCACTGACCCTATGTCCagctggagaggtgtgtgtgtgtgttaagtgtgtgtgattttgtgagtgtgtgtgtgttctcttttaAGTGTGTATGTATTTGCTTGCTTAAAAGGCTGAGTTTGTTTGTGCACgtttgtgtgtatgtaggtgggtgggtgggtgggtgcgtgcgtgcgtgcgtgcgtgcgtgcgtgcgtgcgtgcgtgtgtgtgtgtgtgtgcgggtgtgggtgcgtgggtgcgtgtgtgtgtatgtgtaaagCGTGCTGGAGGGTTAGTGAAAGTGTGAAATGTCATTCAGTGATACGCAGAATGTGGTTTGATTAACGAGCTACACAAAAAGAGTAGCATGAGCTTACTGGGTAGAGATGGGTCAGGGTAGGGGTGAGGGATAGATGGGACAGTGGATGTGCTTTTCAGGGCCCCCAGGGAGTCAGATGTCCTACCTTTTAGTGATCAATGTGTGGGACAGGCAGGAGGGTGCGAACACagccctgcaacacacaccacAGCATAATGTCAGCACTGAGCAGCGTGACATATTTGATAGTGTTGGGAACATGTGGAGAATATTGCTGTTGATTCATTTTTGCTAATTTTCCATTTCAGCTGATCAATAGTATACACTGacagtacaaaacattaagaacacctggtctttccatgacagactgaccaggtgaatccaggtgaaagctatgatcccttattgatgtcacttgttaaatccacttcagtcagtgtcgatgaagggaaggagacaggttaattactttttttaagccttgagaaaatGTAAACATGGTTTGTGTAAGTGTGccattgagggtgaatgggcaagacaaaacatttaagtgactttgaacagggtatggtagaaggTGACAAAAACACACCGGTTTGagtatgtcaagaactgcaacactgctgggtttgcgtgtatcaagaatggtccaccacccaatggacatccagccagctagacagaactgtgggaagcattggactcaacatgggccagcatccctgtggaacactttcgacaccttgtagagttcatgccctgacgaattgaggctgttctgagggcaagagGTGAtgggtgtaactcaatattagggaggTTCTCTTACTTGTTTTGGTCACAAAACTTAGGTTTTGTGAATTCTTGGCCTATATGCCATGGATCAATCCCAAGCTCAGCTGTCTACCACATTCCACGGTCACGTCTGTCGCTGCAGCTGCACACTTACGTGACATCTTTGAGTGAGTTCTTGATATCCTTTCCCAGGTTCTGCATGTAGGTCCACTGCTGTTCTGACAGGGTCTGACCCCCCAGGTAGATATTCTCCACTCTCAACTGCTCCTCGTCAAACAGCCACTGCACCACAAACAGAGgggctgtgacacacacacacacacacacacacacacacacacacacacacacacacacacacacacacacacacacacacacacacacacacacacacacacacacacacacacacacacacacacacacacacacacacacacacacacagtatgagaACAGAGTTGGGGTGTTGCTTGTACCTATAAGTGTTTTATTGGGTAACATGAGGGTCGTAACATTTATTGGTATCTTGATGGGTAACACGATGGACATAAAGTTTACCAGCATTCTGATTCATGACCCTTCAGCTTTCATAGATGAAAGATACATTCTTACaagatgatggtaggtagtaaagACACTCACAGGTCAGGGAGGAGTAGAGTTTGTGGCTGAAGAAGCACTGCCACTCCTCTCCTTTCTTGTACTGCTGCCGACACTTGTCTGGGACCACCCCGTTCCACAGCCTAAGAAAACAGCCATTGGAGAAAAATGGCTTCCAGTGCGCATTGAACATAGACAGGGCAACTGTTATATGCTAAAATTATTGGTGAACTTCAAGCCAATGGAAATAAAGCTACACGTGTGATGAGATGCAATGCTTTGTTCAGGGCATCTGTCATTATAAGGTCATAGAGACATGGATAAgctgaagggagagagacagatgtgtTTTACTTGAGTCCTCTCTTGATGGCGTCTACAGGTGAGCAGGAGACACTGTCTGGGCAGTCAGGAACCCTCTGCTGTTTACTCTCCAGAAACCAGCCCGAATCCACCAGGCCTCGAACCTGGGCCTCTGCCCCCAGCTGCTCCAGCTGACTGGACACTCTCTCAATGTTCAGTAGCACTCCCGTCCCTCCCGCACTGCAGGGGAGCAAAGAAACTGGGTAAAAATTGGCACACTGCCAATTGGAGCCAAAATGGCCGACAGCTAGCCACAACAATGCTATGCTGTCACAGTCAGACTTAACTGTGTGTTCTTGTTTTAGTCCTCAGGGTGTCTCACCAAACATGTTGCTAACCTGGGAAGAATCTCCAGAACTGTGTCCTCCTTTATGGAAGAGGCCCCTAATAGACATGATGTCATTGTCCCACACTCTACGGCCAATACAGGACAGCAGGGCTCATAAACATCTTTATGGTAGACAACAGTAACAGGACGTCCTAAAATAGACTCACTCTGtcaatgtgtgtgagtgtgtggagcTGGGTAGCGGAGACAGACGGTGCCAGACAACGGGGCAAGATTGGGAACAGACccaaagcagaggagaggaactCACCTTGTGCCAGCCAGCATGACAACCTTGGCCTGTTTGATGCCTTTAGGGACTAGGTCTTTGATGACCTCACGGATGATCAGGGAACCCATGAAGGTATACTCAACTGTAGGGAAACATAGATATGCAATCAATAGAACAAACCACCGTATTGAAATGGCTTTGGTGTTGAGGAAAATAATGAGGATCTGCTGGTGGTGAGAGGACCTACTGgcatctttctccttctcttttcccggGCCTCTCTTCTCCTTGGTGGCTGTGGGCCCTGTGCCACTCCACACGTCGCTGGAGCAGTACGGTATGAATCTGCAGAAGAGGAGATACACAGCTGGGTCAgagccactcacacacacacacaaacacacacacacacgcacacacgcacgcacacacgcactcatgcactcacacacactctctcacacgtATTCATGTACATATGTAATGGTATTAATGGGACCTACACGAGAGGTCCATCCCTCATTGTGAAGCAACCTGTCATGTTTGATATTCATCATCTCAGCCTGTAGTTGGCTTCTTCGATCACACAGATCCTGAGAACTTTAGTTAGCAGTACAGTATgagcagtacagtatgtaggacAACATGTACCGGTAACATACAACAACCAGCGTGTTAACAAGCATACTTACACAATATTACTGTTATACCAATGAGGGTTTTCTTCCGCCTGGGCTGACAATATTCCACTTCCTGTAAAGCAACCAATAGAAAGTCAAGCAGAGACAGTGGTGACCTCTCATTGGACATACAGTAGGACACAACTCTGATGTCATATGACAATCAACAACCCATGACACAATGTATATTGGGAATGGGACCAAACATGGACACCCATGTAAAACATGTATGATGAATGACGAGGACAcattctgtggtccttctgtagctcagttggtagagcatggcgcttgtaacgccagggtagtgggttcgatccccgggaccacccatacgtagaatgtatgcacacatgactgtaagtcgctttggataaaagcgtctgctaaatggcatatattatattataaaacaGTACCTACCTTTGCGCATTTGGGGCCAGTCGGATGAGGTCATGAGTCGTGGGATATTTTTATATCTGGTATCGCAGGAGTCTTTGTTGTAGCAGCACCAACCGCCTAAAAATAAGACACTAATATTAGCTTCTCACATCCGGTTTCAGAAGTTCAGAAAGGGAGACCCCCTTGTTAGCCCATTTCAGAGGCCCGAGAGGAATGGGGGTTGGGAGGAATGGTAGAGGGAGGGTAACTGAGGCATCCACCTGCAGCTCCATCTGCTAGCCTCTGGCCAGGCTCCCAAACTGAGGGAGTGTCTGTGGGGTCTGATGCACATGTATGGCAATGGACTGTTGAATAGAAACGGCAGGGATATAAATTGGTGGCTATTATGTGACTGCTTCCTAAAATCCCACCTGGGGTCCATTAATGGTTGAGTTATAATCTTAACCATACCTATGCTTATATGCATATTTAACATGTAAATCAAATGGAAGTCAAGTCTTTTGGAGCCGTACCACCTGCTGAGaaaataaacaaatgaacaaaCTGTGGCATTTGTGACCTAATCAGATCCTTGCCTTATAAAAGTGTGGATATCTTGGTACTTGTTGACCTGTATCCAACAGTAAAGTACCTCTGATGTAGGATATGTACGTTGTGACATTTCAACCTGCTGAAATGTTTGTTCTTAGAGGATGTGACACATCCGGTTCTAGGTCTCAGAATACACGTGTGATGTCACAACGCAATCCTCATAAATATCCCATAGCGACGGAGGGGCGAATGCCAGAGGAGGCGTCCAATCAGAGTGACAGACAGCTGCCGAAAAAGACAAAAAAGGGAAAGGAGACTACCACCGGTCCAGATGCCGGAGGGCGTCGCGCAAACATGCCACGCGCTGACCTCTCAAGATCAAATTAACCAGATGAGTTTAAAATACACACCTTCCAGAAATATCAGCCATCTCTTACTCCCTTTGAACTCCTTTAGGTAAAACCTGTGGACCACAAATAAACATGGATGAAGGGCTGTGAATGGTGAAACCTAGAGACCACTGCTGTATAGTGTCACGAGTTGGCCGATCTTCCAACCATCATTGTAACTCCTTATCAACACATTGATGCTAAGTACCATAAAGTACGTGACAATTCCTGAATTCTTTAATTCCTTCAAAGTTCAACCACAAACTCTAATTCAAAGTCCTTTGACAGTAATTAAAACCCCTTGCCGTCACCAATT from Oncorhynchus keta strain PuntledgeMale-10-30-2019 chromosome 10, Oket_V2, whole genome shotgun sequence includes the following:
- the LOC118364692 gene encoding carboxylesterase notum2-like, producing the protein MKILGHVVFLLLIGGICCQNNRNAKPSGKSSKKNQGNQNQGAEAAQSAPEDEPHSGPVESGREGNSGGRAAAQQSASQSNKASDDMKLHVLKNTQVTCNDGTAAGFYLKEFKGSKRWLIFLEGGWCCYNKDSCDTRYKNIPRLMTSSDWPQMRKGSGILSAQAEENPHWYNSNIVFIPYCSSDVWSGTGPTATKEKRGPGKEKEKDAIEYTFMGSLIIREVIKDLVPKGIKQAKVVMLAGTSAGGTGVLLNIERVSSQLEQLGAEAQVRGLVDSGWFLESKQQRVPDCPDSVSCSPVDAIKRGLKLWNGVVPDKCRQQYKKGEEWQCFFSHKLYSSLTSPLFVVQWLFDEEQLRVENIYLGGQTLSEQQWTYMQNLGKDIKNSLKDVTAVFAPSCLSHTLITKSNWMTFQVKGTSLPRALQCWDKSFQEANRNSKTPLKGCPFHLIDTCHWPQCNPTCPALVDQATQQELTLLQMLVGMGLDLQKLGLDLRRDSSSITSMVSNGG